A stretch of DNA from Triticum dicoccoides isolate Atlit2015 ecotype Zavitan chromosome 2A, WEW_v2.0, whole genome shotgun sequence:
acctctaatcctagagggcagacaaccttctttgcttcgtacatactctcaggcaatttgttgtcctttggaagcatcttctttaacattatcagcaactttacaaatcccttgtcagatacaccattctctgccttccattgcagcaattctagtgttgtgcccagctttttcttgtcagcttcgaaATTcgagtacaacaattttttgtgatcctctaacatgcacttcaacttcttcttctccttttcacttgtgcagtttctctttgcataggcaatggcccgacctagatcatcagcgggctcatctgatgcctcttcttcagcttcttcccacattgccggctcagcttcttcccgcattggtgtaccattgtattcagggaacccacagctaggatagttgtcatcgtccttttcctcttcattgtcttccatcataacccctcttctccgtgcttggtccaaacattatagtggggcatgaaaccggactcaaacaggtgccaGTGAATGGCTTTTCACTTAGAGTAATtccgatcattcttacagccagcacatggacaagataTAAAACCATCTgcccacttgtttgcctcagccgaaagcagaaaagtatgcacaccattaaCGAACTGGGAAGAGCATcgatcatcgtacatccattgccggcccatcttcattacacagcaccgaatagaccaaattaatacaagttcatacaacatttattctcataaaacaacatacaaactctctagctaaagcatttaaatgcaacaacaaatgcgatcataattgcaactaaggtaacaattgatccaacagcataatgataccaagcctcactatcgatggcatgttttctaatctttctaatcttcaagcacattttctccatcttgatcatgtgatcatcgacaacatcggcaacatgcaactccgattccatcttctcctcctcaattcttttcattttttctttcaaatactctttttcattttcaactaaatttaacctctcaacaatagggtcagttggaatttccggttcacatacctcctagataaaaatatctatgtcaactcgaTGGGCATAatgtgtcataaacacgaaatgcaacaaatagttataaaagagaatataccacatctgaatcataacccggacgaggccgACTGGcaaggatatcaaaaccatggcactatgtataacaaacaacgtacgggtaagataattatacaagtaactacatatctaaataacacaaacatgattttttatataaaaaatataagaacaagagggtcaccacaaggtggtgccggcgacgagacggTGCGGTCGATCGACGGCGGTTACGACAGAGACGGGAAAGCACTAAGTAaatcacacctacatatgcaaactaagagttattttgacctcaaattgcatataaatcaaatactaccacatataattcctcccaaaacaaaacccacaaatcactatacttatagagcattgcaagagctaatctagcaatgagagatgaaaggacaaagttgctaacctttgtaatCACTTGGATGGACGGGGTGCCTTCAAATCTTCACAAATTTTGGCAAAAATGGAGTGTGAGCTatagaggaagaggaagaaaacaaaggaagggaaagggaaagaacagAGCGCTCGGGCTCGACGAAGGGTTTTatataggatgacctttagtaccggttggttagacgaaccgagactaaaggtgcatctctaatcctggttcatggcatgaaccggtactaaaggtgctggtggaGCCCCAGCCTGATGGcagcctgccaccacctctttagtatcggtttgtggcacgaaccagtactaaaggttcgccattaaccggtactaatgagcgtcgcccgcctagccattggaaccggcactaatggtcacattagtgctggttcaattacaaaccgggactaatgagcttcacattaggccctttttctactagtgtagggcaAAAAAGGGTCGCCCGACATCCACACCCAATTGTGtgttgagggtggacttgcaactaggaaaaATAGCCAGGGATGTTGCATATTAAGCGTGGACTTGCAGCTGGCAAAAAAGAGACAAACTCGATTACATGTCAGGGGTGGATTTGCAACTTGGGCAAAAAGGGTTAGGACCCTTCAGTTGTGCGTCCAAAATGGACTAGCAGCTGGGACAAGAAAAAGGGTCAAGCCTAGTTGCGTATCAAGGGTGCATTTATAATTGGACAAAAAATGAATCATGCCCAGTTGCATATGAAAAGGTGGAATTGCAACCGAGGAAAAACAAAGAGGAGTGCCTAGTTGCATGTCAGGGATGGACTTGCAATTAGGACAAAAAAGGGTTGGGCCCCTTAGTTGCGCGTTGAGCgtgaacttgcaactaggacaaaaaaaataggTTAGACCAAGTTGCTATCAAAGATAGACTTGTAATTGAGAAAACAAAATAGGTAATGCCCTGTTGCGTATCAAGGATGGACATGCAACTGAGGAAAAAATAGAGGCAGGCCTAGTTGCATGTCAGGTTTGGACTTGGAAATAGGAAAAAAAAGGGTCTGACCCCTCAATTGCAtgttgagggtggacttgcaactgtgaCAGAAAATTGGCTGGGTCTAGTTGCGTATAAGGGTGGACTACAACTAGGACAAAAATGATGAGACCAGTTACATATTAAAAGGTAGATTTGCAACTGAGAAAAAAGAGGCATCCTAATTAAACCTCAAGGGTGGACATGCAATTATAACAAAATGCACCCCcgccccaaataaaaaaataaaaaggtataaaagagaaaacaaaaaacatGAATTTACAACCaataaattaaaaattaaaaaaatcaatgaaaaatgaaaacaaaaaccaAAGGAAAAAGAACATAGGCTAAAGAAGGCAATCAACCAGCTCCTTCTTTTATGAGTGGAGCAGGCCACAACAAGCACAAATGTTCAGTCGCATGACTTGGTGGAGTTGCGATTCAGACAAAAAATGGGTAGGGCTCAGTTGCGTATCGAGGGTGGACTCGTAACTGGGAAGAAAAAAAGGCATCCCTCCAGTTGCATGTCGGGTGGGGTTGCAACTGGGACATCTCTCCGCAAGTTATGTGTCgagagtggacttgcaactagaaCAAAAATGGAGTTCAGAACTAGTTGTGTGTCGAAGGTGAACTTTCAACCAGGACAAAAACATGGTAACCCCCCAGTTGCAtgttgagggtggacttgcaactgggacaaaaaaaatCAGCTCACCATAGCTGCTTGTCGAAGGTGGACTTGCAAATGTGAGAAAAATGGGCTGGGCCTAATTGCGTATCGAAGATAGACATACAACTAGGATAAACAAATTACATGTTAGGGATGGATTTGCATCTAGGAAAAAAAAAGGTGGGACCAAGTTGGGTGACGAGGATAGATTTGCAACCGTGACAAAAAAAGTCAAGCTCCCATGTTGTATGCCGGGGTGGTGTTGTAACTAGGGACAAAAATGGGTGCTCCCAGTCAACTGTCGAGAGTGAACTTGCAATTCGGATAAAAAAATAGGCAGGGTCCAGTTGTGTATCGAGGGTGAACTTGCAACCAGTACAGAAAAAAGGAGCCCCCAAGTTGCATGTcaggggtggagttgcaactggcaTCTTCGACATCAAGTTTGGAAGAAATAGAAATAGGCAACGACAAGCGATATAGACTGTCTCTTCCACTTGAACAACGCAGACCAGATAAAATGTGTCACAAGAGCGCCAGAAAAAAGGCCGACAAAAAGCAGGCTGACAAAGTGGACAGACATCTTGGAAAAATTGATTGTACTGTTGATAATTTAGATGTGACGTTGATAATTCCCATCTAGATGACATAGCTAATTCTCATGTAGATGGTAGattcaaaaaaatcatgaaatcTAAAAAATCATAGACTCTTAAAAGGTTTCAtaaataaaaaaatcatgaattcaaaaaagtgCTTGCGCACCTCAAATAGTTTTCATGTACTAAAAGTATCATGAATTGAAAAATTAGAAAAGGAAAGGAGAAGaacaacaaaaaaggaaaaagaaaaaagaagaagaaatcaatACAAAATTCTCCCTGAAAAAATAGAGAAAAAATGATAGTCAAAATGTTTAagacaaaaagaaaacaaaatacaaaCAGCTTGTCAGTGCCTTGAAAAAACGCAAAACGCTCAAAACAAAAACGAAAGAAATGGTTTGACTCTCGGCATCTCCACTACCACTCAAAACCGTTTAAATAAGAAAGAAAAAGAACCTGATACGCAGCCCGTTAGACCACGGAAGCCCAAATGACCCATACTAAACGAGCAGCGAGCTGTTCGCTTCTGCTTATCGACAAAAAAATGCAACAAAGCATACGAGGGGACAATGCACGAAGCTAAAAAAAAAATGTACGAATCTTCTCTCAGTTTTAAATTCCTCGCCGcagaaatggttgtatctagaactaaaatacatctacatacatccatacctgtgacaagtaattcggaacgaagggagtatatctgATGGTTCTGGATTTAGATGTGGGGTaagtatttcacatctagatgtgaaatagttaTTTTTTTTTCAATATTTATAtctcattgcaacgcacgggcagtccTATTTATTGAAAAAGAAACATGTTGGCGCTATCTTCAGGGCTTGTTTAGGCTATTCACTTGGCAGGTTTATATGCATGTTGGTGTGTCTAGGTCTTAGTCGACTTAaacttaaccaagtctcagtcaagtgaTATAGTATATAAGAAGAAAAAGTAAAAACTGAAAAGAAATTTTTGTACGATTCTTCATGCAAGATCAATGTAATATAATATCCACTCAGACATAACGAAGTTTAAGTCGAATGAAACTTAGCAAAACTGATGTTATAATCACCAAATCCAAACGGAAAATCCAACCGAATCGAATAGCTAGGGTAGGAGCAGTGACACCGCGTTGAGCAGCCGGCCACCACTAATAAAAATTAAAAAGATCAGAACAACCAAACTGATCCATATGTCACCCGCCATGCTATTTCACATTTGAATattgaagaggaagatgcagacaaTTTCATGGCCTGCTTCCGACCCATATGTCAGCAGCTTCTTGCAAGTGGATGCTGCAGACCCATCCATCATTTCATTTTTAACCCGACCCTGTCAACCCGTCTGCTTGGATTTATCCTGCGCTTCTACCTGGGGACAGTTCGGACCAAGACTCGTTCCCCACCCCAGCCATGGGTTCTGGAGCTTAATTGCAGCCGTTCCCGCCAAGAATCAAGCAGAGTGACAGAAGAAAATCCGTTGCCGCTTGTGATCGACCCGAcgaccaccatggaggccatgcacGCTCGCCTCGCCCTCGCCTTCCTCCTGTTCGTCGCGCTTGCGGCGGCACAGCAGGTGCCGGCGCCGGCGCCTGCCGACGTGGGTTGCAACGGCGTCTTCCTCACCTACGCCCCCGAGGCCCACCAAAGGATCAGGCCGTTcgtggaccccgccgccgccgcggccggcaGGCAGCCCTACTCCTTCCGCGCCAGCGCCACCGTCCTCAACAACGGCGTCCGCACGCTCCCCTCGTGGTCGCTGCTGGTCGCCTTCGCGCACGGCGAGATTCTTGTCAGTCTCGACGGCGGCGTGCTCACCTTCGGGGACGACCTGCCGTACAACACCACGGCGGCCGGTGGCGGCGCGACGTCCTTGTCTGGGAACCCGCAGACGGACCTCCTAACGCCgatcgccaccgccggcgacctgaCCAGGATACAGGCGACGGTGAGGCTGGTCGGCACGCTGTTCGCCGGGCCAGAGCCGGTCGTGACGCTCCCGTCCGCGATCTCGCTGGCCGACCCCGCGTACACCTGCTCGCCTGTCGCCACCGCGCCAACGGTCCTCTCCGCGTGCTGCGTGCTGATTGCGCCGGACCAGCCCTCGGCCGTGCCGCCGGCGGCCGGGAACACCTACCTCCCGCGCGTCACCGGCGACCTCGTCATCACCTACGACGTGCTCCAGGCGCACGAGACCACGTACCTGGCGCTGGTGACGCTCGAGAACAACGCGCCGATGGGCCGCCTCGACGGCTGGGAGCTGTCGTGGGAGTGGCGGCGCGGCGAGTTCGTCAACTCCATGAGAGGCGCGTACCCGCGGGAGGTGGACGCCAGAGGCTGCCTCTACGGCCCGCAGGGGCAGTACTACAAGGACCTCGACTTCTCCAAGGTGCTCAACTGCGAGCGCCGGCCGGTGGTGCACGACCTGCCGCCGTCCCGCCGCGACGACACGTCCCTCGGTCAGATCGAGCACTGCTGCAGGAACGGCACCATCCTGCCCAAGACCATGGACGAGGCGCAGTCCAAGTCGGCGTTCCAGATGGAGGTGTACAAGATGCCGCCGGACCTGAACCGGACGGCCAGGCCGCACGCCCCGGCCAACTTCAGGATCTCCGGCGCGTCGCCGCTCAACCAGGCGTACGCGTGCGGGCAGCCAGCGCTGGTGAGCCCCACGGAGTTCCCGGACCCGAGCGGGCTCGTCTCCACGACGCTCGCCGTCGCGACGTGGCAGGCGGTCTGCAACATGACCGTCGACGACGCCAAACCGTCCAAGCCGCCGCAGTGCTGCGTGTCCTTCTCCGCGTTCTTCAACGAGTCGGTGATCCCCTGCAGCACCTGCGCATGCGGCTTCCCCACCCCGGCGCCTACGACCTGCAGCACGACGGCGCCGGCGCTGCTCCTGCCGCCGCACGCGCTGCTCATGCCGTTCGAGTGGCGGGCGAAGGAGACGCTCAAGTGGTATCACGACG
This window harbors:
- the LOC119358912 gene encoding COBRA-like protein 7, translated to MEAMHARLALAFLLFVALAAAQQVPAPAPADVGCNGVFLTYAPEAHQRIRPFVDPAAAAAGRQPYSFRASATVLNNGVRTLPSWSLLVAFAHGEILVSLDGGVLTFGDDLPYNTTAAGGGATSLSGNPQTDLLTPIATAGDLTRIQATVRLVGTLFAGPEPVVTLPSAISLADPAYTCSPVATAPTVLSACCVLIAPDQPSAVPPAAGNTYLPRVTGDLVITYDVLQAHETTYLALVTLENNAPMGRLDGWELSWEWRRGEFVNSMRGAYPREVDARGCLYGPQGQYYKDLDFSKVLNCERRPVVHDLPPSRRDDTSLGQIEHCCRNGTILPKTMDEAQSKSAFQMEVYKMPPDLNRTARPHAPANFRISGASPLNQAYACGQPALVSPTEFPDPSGLVSTTLAVATWQAVCNMTVDDAKPSKPPQCCVSFSAFFNESVIPCSTCACGFPTPAPTTCSTTAPALLLPPHALLMPFEWRAKETLKWYHDEELGAPPNPMPCGDNCGVSVNWHVATDAAGGWSARVTLFNWEEGADMRDWFATVVMGDKVYGGFEQAYSFNATAVGDGAIFMRGREGFELLLRESNVSGVDYPVPGKQQSVLSFTKKNGPGDVDVVGGDGFPTKIFFNGEECAMPQMIPSQGVGTRASRGGALVLLLLFLFFFF